From the genome of Bacillaceae bacterium S4-13-56, one region includes:
- a CDS encoding sugar ABC transporter substrate-binding protein encodes MLKKWPVLLLLGFVFMFGLMACSSDDTTDENANGTNEGSNLQNNEQNEEGNNVSEEEVEITYYSFSASPNYEAELDQMIAAFEEKYPNIKVNKELAAYNDYFTKLQTRIAGKTAPDVFELNYESFVQYASKGTLADLTEFVETDEDFDATQLNEQAFKAYQYDGKQYGMVESFSNVLTFYNKDLFDQAGLEYPTADWTWEDELEAAKQLTDKENNIWGTYAPVTMNEFYKIAAQNGGAIFNEDGSPAINSEENLEALTYMVENATKHGVAPSPADMSGQSPEDLFLNGQLAILHTGIWMFGSFKDAPFNWDIQLEAGNTQKAHHFFANGLAVSADSEKKEAAYKFASFMSASEEAAKIRIGASWELPAITDDAILAPYLEQTPPENREAVFEALNTLVLPPVVENWSRLSDKTNEEFQKALYGEKTPKEVLETLEEEFNSIMN; translated from the coding sequence TTGTTAAAGAAATGGCCAGTGTTATTGTTACTAGGTTTTGTATTCATGTTTGGATTAATGGCATGTTCATCTGATGATACTACTGATGAAAATGCAAACGGTACCAATGAAGGAAGCAATTTGCAGAACAATGAGCAGAATGAGGAAGGAAACAATGTAAGTGAAGAAGAGGTAGAAATAACGTACTATAGTTTCTCTGCATCACCTAACTACGAGGCTGAGTTAGATCAAATGATTGCCGCTTTTGAAGAGAAATATCCGAACATAAAAGTAAATAAAGAATTAGCAGCATATAATGATTACTTTACTAAGCTACAAACAAGAATTGCAGGAAAAACGGCACCAGATGTTTTCGAATTAAACTATGAAAGTTTTGTTCAATATGCATCGAAAGGTACACTTGCTGATTTAACAGAGTTTGTTGAGACTGATGAGGACTTTGATGCAACACAACTCAATGAACAGGCTTTTAAAGCTTATCAATATGACGGAAAACAATATGGTATGGTAGAAAGTTTTTCAAATGTATTAACTTTTTATAATAAAGATTTATTTGATCAAGCTGGCTTAGAGTATCCTACAGCTGATTGGACTTGGGAGGATGAACTAGAGGCGGCTAAGCAATTAACAGATAAAGAGAATAATATTTGGGGTACTTATGCTCCTGTAACGATGAACGAATTCTATAAAATCGCAGCACAAAATGGCGGTGCGATTTTCAACGAAGATGGATCCCCGGCTATTAATTCAGAGGAAAATCTGGAAGCTCTTACTTATATGGTTGAAAATGCAACAAAACATGGTGTAGCTCCGTCCCCAGCAGATATGTCAGGGCAATCACCTGAAGATTTATTCTTAAATGGGCAGCTTGCGATCCTTCACACTGGAATTTGGATGTTTGGATCATTTAAGGATGCTCCATTTAACTGGGATATTCAGCTAGAAGCAGGAAATACACAAAAGGCACACCACTTCTTTGCAAACGGGTTAGCAGTTTCTGCTGATTCTGAGAAAAAAGAAGCGGCCTATAAATTTGCTTCCTTTATGAGTGCTAGTGAAGAGGCTGCGAAAATTAGAATTGGAGCATCGTGGGAGTTACCTGCAATCACAGATGATGCCATTTTAGCTCCATATTTAGAACAAACTCCTCCAGAAAATAGAGAAGCAGTCTTTGAGGCTTTGAACACATTAGTATTACCACCAGTTGTAGAAAATTGGAGCAGATTAAGTGACAAAACCAATGAGGAATTCCAAAAGGCCTTATATGGCGAAAAGACTCCAAAAGAAGTATTAGAAACACTTGAGGAAGAGTTTAACAGCATAATGAATTAA
- a CDS encoding carbohydrate ABC transporter permease: protein MKQNKSNSYRFLKRLVFYLVLIVGAFIMLVPFLWMVSTSFKGNSAVMVFPPEFIPKEPTTNNYKEVTEMFPMMRFLWNSLFVAVLTTVGQIIFSSMAAYAFARMHFKGRDQLFLLYLATMMVPTQVTMIPQFILMRELGWIDSYQALIIPTMFAVFGTFLMRQSMLSIPRELEEAAFMDGANHFQVFMRVCMPLVKPTIATLTIFTFMQSWNNFLWPLIVISSSDKATLPLGLSLLQGRWGTDWGLLMSGVVISVIPILAVYLFAQKYFIQGMTMSGMKE, encoded by the coding sequence ATGAAGCAGAATAAATCTAACTCCTATCGTTTTCTTAAGAGATTAGTATTTTATTTAGTCCTTATTGTAGGTGCTTTTATTATGCTAGTTCCATTCTTGTGGATGGTTTCGACCTCCTTTAAGGGTAATAGTGCGGTGATGGTGTTTCCACCAGAATTTATACCAAAGGAACCTACTACCAATAACTACAAGGAAGTAACAGAAATGTTTCCGATGATGCGTTTTTTATGGAATTCATTGTTTGTAGCAGTTCTAACAACTGTTGGACAGATTATTTTTAGTTCTATGGCTGCTTATGCATTTGCCAGAATGCATTTTAAAGGAAGAGATCAGTTATTCCTATTGTATTTGGCAACCATGATGGTACCTACACAGGTAACAATGATTCCGCAATTTATTTTAATGAGGGAATTAGGTTGGATTGATTCCTATCAAGCCCTTATTATTCCAACTATGTTTGCGGTATTTGGAACATTCTTAATGAGACAATCCATGTTGTCGATCCCAAGAGAATTGGAGGAAGCAGCTTTTATGGATGGTGCCAATCACTTTCAGGTTTTCATGAGAGTTTGTATGCCTTTAGTAAAGCCAACGATTGCTACCTTAACCATTTTTACGTTTATGCAATCATGGAATAACTTTCTCTGGCCGCTTATTGTAATTAGTTCGAGTGATAAAGCCACACTTCCATTAGGGTTATCCCTGTTGCAGGGAAGATGGGGGACAGATTGGGGTTTGTTGATGTCAGGGGTTGTTATTAGTGTGATACCAATTCTAGCAGTCTATCTTTTCGCTCAAAAATACTTTATTCAAGGTATGACCATGAGTGGAATGAAAGAATAA
- a CDS encoding sugar ABC transporter permease — protein MVGMSKKKTYFWLIIFLLPNLIGFLLFIGVPIVSSLVISFTDWDLISSLQFVGFDNYIRLVQDEEFWRAFKNTFLFILGYIPLVMVLGLSCALLLNKQMRFKAFFRATYFLPVITSWVAVSLVWKWLYNPNYGLINYLLSLVGITGPQWLHDPNTAMIGIILASAWKDIGFVMVLFLGGLQNISPSYYEAASIDGAGKFRSLWSITIPLLAPTTFFVTIISMINSFQVFDQVMIMTEGGPSGSTTVLVQNIYNYAFSYYEMGYASAMSWALFIVIFIFTWIQMRLQKKGAN, from the coding sequence ATGGTTGGTATGTCCAAAAAGAAAACCTATTTTTGGCTCATCATATTTCTTTTACCTAATTTAATAGGATTTTTGTTATTTATAGGTGTACCAATAGTTTCTTCCTTAGTTATTAGTTTTACAGATTGGGATTTAATCAGTTCTCTCCAGTTTGTTGGATTTGATAATTATATACGCCTAGTACAGGATGAAGAGTTTTGGAGAGCTTTTAAAAATACGTTTTTATTTATTCTAGGATATATTCCATTAGTTATGGTGTTAGGGCTTTCCTGCGCCTTGCTTTTGAATAAGCAAATGAGATTTAAAGCCTTTTTTAGAGCCACCTATTTCCTTCCAGTTATTACGAGCTGGGTAGCTGTGTCACTGGTTTGGAAATGGCTTTACAATCCCAATTATGGTTTGATTAATTATCTTTTATCACTAGTTGGAATTACAGGACCTCAGTGGCTCCATGATCCAAATACAGCAATGATTGGAATTATCTTAGCGAGTGCTTGGAAGGATATAGGATTTGTCATGGTTTTATTCTTAGGAGGATTACAAAATATTTCTCCTAGTTATTATGAAGCGGCTTCCATTGATGGTGCAGGGAAATTTCGATCATTATGGAGCATTACTATTCCTTTATTAGCTCCAACTACTTTTTTTGTCACAATTATTTCTATGATTAACTCTTTTCAGGTTTTTGATCAGGTCATGATAATGACTGAAGGTGGACCAAGTGGATCAACTACTGTTCTTGTTCAAAACATCTATAACTACGCTTTTAGCTATTATGAAATGGGCTATGCTTCTGCCATGAGTTGGGCTCTCTTTATCGTTATTTTTATCTTCACCTGGATTCAAATGAGATTACAAAAAAAGGGGGCTAACTAA
- a CDS encoding ROK family protein, with product MKTLRNGSKELIKEINRFKVLNIIRLHHPISRAEIAKRYKLGASTLSYIIEDLMSLGYITEIGESDSTGGRRAKLIQFNKDYGYAISLKIEEKQILLAVANMEAELVGLKKIPFKKNSSPEVVVDIIENNIKQILAENNIPIEKLLSIGILSSGLVNRRLGIILRSTMLGWNDVPITSMLKKSFKNTRIFVDNNINGYTLAELWSGEGQNSNNFLVVSVGAGLGLSVVIDRKIYYGSIGGAGEFGHTTIEIDGYTCHCGQKGCLEMYASEFFFENKGKEIIGDFSETTLEDFSFTEVATKAEKKDELAMKLIHEMGNYLGYGVRNLINTFNPDKIVLAGEGMSYSHLFLEQVMNITGNNFFSNVEQNTEIVKSELDDNAWLVGGALLAIDHLFEEPIYENEMVKN from the coding sequence ATGAAGACGCTGCGGAATGGTAGCAAAGAACTTATTAAAGAAATTAATAGATTTAAAGTTCTTAATATCATTCGATTACATCATCCAATCAGTAGGGCTGAAATTGCAAAGCGATATAAGCTAGGTGCCTCAACACTTTCATACATCATAGAAGACTTAATGAGTTTGGGTTATATAACAGAAATTGGGGAGTCAGATTCCACTGGAGGACGACGGGCAAAATTGATCCAATTTAATAAAGATTATGGATATGCCATTAGTTTGAAGATTGAAGAGAAACAAATTTTGCTCGCGGTAGCTAACATGGAAGCAGAGCTAGTGGGATTGAAAAAGATTCCATTCAAGAAAAATTCATCCCCTGAAGTAGTAGTGGATATTATTGAAAACAATATTAAACAAATTCTTGCTGAAAACAACATTCCTATTGAAAAATTACTTAGTATAGGGATTTTATCCTCAGGGCTAGTAAACCGACGTCTTGGCATTATTCTCCGATCAACTATGTTGGGTTGGAATGATGTACCAATTACTTCAATGCTAAAAAAGAGTTTTAAGAATACTAGAATTTTCGTAGACAACAACATCAATGGTTACACATTAGCAGAATTATGGAGTGGAGAAGGACAGAACAGTAATAATTTTCTTGTTGTGTCCGTTGGAGCGGGTCTTGGTTTATCTGTGGTCATTGATCGGAAAATTTATTACGGCTCCATCGGAGGGGCCGGTGAATTTGGGCATACCACAATAGAGATCGACGGATATACGTGTCATTGTGGTCAAAAGGGATGCTTAGAAATGTATGCCTCAGAATTTTTCTTTGAAAACAAGGGGAAGGAAATTATCGGAGATTTTAGTGAGACTACTCTTGAGGATTTTTCCTTTACAGAAGTAGCCACCAAGGCAGAAAAGAAAGATGAACTTGCAATGAAATTAATACATGAAATGGGTAATTATCTAGGTTATGGGGTTCGTAATTTAATCAATACATTTAATCCAGACAAGATTGTGCTAGCTGGAGAGGGGATGAGTTATAGCCATTTATTCCTCGAACAGGTTATGAATATAACGGGTAACAACTTTTTCTCAAATGTTGAACAGAATACAGAAATTGTAAAGTCGGAGTTAGATGATAATGCTTGGCTTGTAGGAGGAGCATTACTTGCCATTGACCACCTATTTGAAGAGCCTATTTACGAAAATGAAATGGTCAAAAACTGA